The DNA segment CCTGGTGGGTGCCGGCTCGGGTTATGCGACGACCCGGATACCCGGGCTCATCGTGGCCGAGATGGTGACCGACCGGATGTACTGGCCCTTGGCGGCGGCCGGTTTGAGAGTCTTCAGGTGGGTCAGGAACGCCTGGATGTTTTCGATCAGCCGCTGATCGTCGAAGCTCAGCTTGCCGACCGGAGCGGCCACGTTACCGCCCTTGTCGTTGCGAAACTCGATCTTCCCGGCCTTGAACTCGCGGACGGCCGAGGCAATGTCGGTCGTCACGGTGCCGGAGCGGGGCGAGGGCATCATGCCCCGGGGGCCGAGCACGCGGCCCAGCGGGCCGACGATTCCCATGACGTCGGGCGTGGCCAGAGCCACGTCGAAGTCCATGACCCCGTTCTTGATCTGCTGGGCCAGGTCGTCGGCTCCGACGAT comes from the Tautonia marina genome and includes:
- the rplA gene encoding 50S ribosomal protein L1 produces the protein MPKHSKRFRALLQQTPSGPISLEEAVQALKTFGTTKFDQSVEVSTNLGIDPRQSDQNVRGSVALPHGIGKSVRVAVFAQGDNAEKAREAGADIVGADDLAQQIKNGVMDFDVALATPDVMGIVGPLGRVLGPRGMMPSPRSGTVTTDIASAVREFKAGKIEFRNDKGGNVAAPVGKLSFDDQRLIENIQAFLTHLKTLKPAAAKGQYIRSVTISATMSPGIRVVA